One genomic segment of Sphingorhabdus sp. M41 includes these proteins:
- a CDS encoding M48 family metalloprotease: MRQFSTKLMSAAGVIALVACTGSGADAGSVNSAGSQSGEARSISAAEKKKGAEAHPQLLEEFGGAYTGPQVGYVVGVGQNIAVQSGLGNARSDFTVTLLNSPVNNAFAIPGGYVYLTRQLMALMNDEAEMAGVLGHEVGHVAARHSEKRQKAATRNSILGILGQIGSQVLLGDSAIGRIGQEVFGTGSQLLTLKYSRKQEYEADDLGIRYLASAGYDPQALSSMLYSLAAQSAIDVRVAGRDARTAPEWASTHPDPARRVSRAATNAGKLSRVGGVRNRDQFLQKLDGILYGDDPKQGVIEGNSFLHPNLKLKFSVPSGFSMQNGARSVSISGSSGQGQFTTGAYNGNMAAYIDAAFKGLAGEGKTISHGPVERTTVNGVPASYAMARVDSNNGQVDVTVFAYEFSKTSAYHFATIAPAGSAGVFSPMYQSMVRLSATQAAEIRPRKVDIVTVKSGDTISSLSSRMAYSTFQQDRFMVLNRLAENDVLRVGQSVKIITY; the protein is encoded by the coding sequence ATGAGACAATTTTCAACGAAACTGATGAGTGCCGCCGGAGTAATCGCTTTGGTAGCGTGCACGGGGAGCGGAGCAGATGCCGGCTCGGTAAATTCTGCCGGAAGCCAGTCGGGTGAGGCTCGGTCAATATCCGCAGCAGAAAAAAAGAAAGGTGCAGAAGCGCATCCGCAATTGCTCGAAGAATTTGGAGGTGCCTATACCGGTCCGCAAGTTGGCTATGTAGTGGGTGTAGGACAAAATATCGCAGTGCAATCCGGCTTGGGTAATGCTCGCAGCGACTTTACGGTGACGCTTCTGAATAGCCCGGTTAACAACGCCTTCGCTATTCCCGGAGGTTATGTCTATCTTACCCGGCAACTGATGGCATTGATGAATGATGAGGCCGAAATGGCTGGAGTTCTGGGTCATGAAGTCGGCCATGTCGCTGCCAGACATAGTGAAAAAAGACAGAAAGCGGCGACGCGAAACAGTATTTTGGGCATATTGGGACAAATTGGGTCCCAGGTATTGTTGGGCGATTCTGCTATTGGGCGTATAGGACAGGAAGTCTTCGGTACCGGAAGCCAGCTTTTAACTCTAAAATATTCGCGCAAACAGGAATATGAGGCTGACGATCTAGGCATCCGCTACCTCGCGTCGGCGGGTTATGATCCTCAGGCGCTTTCGTCGATGTTATACTCGCTAGCCGCGCAATCGGCGATAGATGTCCGAGTAGCGGGGCGTGATGCTCGGACTGCGCCTGAATGGGCGAGTACGCACCCTGATCCCGCGCGAAGAGTCTCTCGTGCCGCAACAAATGCTGGTAAGTTGAGCAGAGTGGGTGGCGTTCGCAATCGGGATCAGTTTCTACAAAAGCTCGACGGAATTCTCTATGGTGATGATCCCAAACAAGGTGTGATCGAAGGAAATAGCTTCCTTCATCCCAATCTCAAATTGAAATTCAGTGTTCCCAGCGGTTTCTCCATGCAAAATGGTGCGCGTTCCGTTTCCATTTCCGGTTCGAGTGGACAGGGGCAATTTACGACCGGCGCTTACAACGGAAATATGGCAGCATATATTGATGCGGCTTTCAAAGGTCTCGCGGGGGAAGGCAAAACCATTTCTCATGGTCCAGTTGAAAGAACGACAGTGAATGGGGTGCCGGCATCTTATGCGATGGCACGGGTTGACAGTAACAACGGTCAGGTTGACGTAACAGTCTTCGCTTATGAATTTTCGAAAACCAGTGCCTATCATTTCGCAACAATTGCCCCGGCCGGAAGCGCGGGAGTTTTTTCGCCAATGTATCAGAGTATGGTCAGGCTTTCTGCAACCCAAGCGGCTGAGATCAGGCCACGCAAAGTCGATATCGTCACTGTAAAAAGCGGAGACACGATTTCGAGCCTGTCTTCGCGAATGGCCTATTCAACTTTTCAACAGGACCGTTTTATGGTGCTTAATCGCTTAGCTGAGAATGACGTATTGCGTGTTGGCCAAAGTGTGAAAATCATCACTTACTAA
- a CDS encoding acetyl-CoA carboxylase carboxyltransferase subunit alpha — MTSYLDFEKPIAALEARILELRDTADEGSLDIETEIEKLQVKSAKMLSDTYAKLSPWQKTQVARHPERPHFKDFTAGLFDEFIPLGGDRNFGDDQAILGGFARMGDRRFVVIGHEKGDDTESRLRHNFGMGKPEGYRKAIRLMDMADRFSLPVLTLVDTSGAFPGVSAEERGQAEAIARSTEKCLSLGVPMVAIIVGEGGSGGAVALAAAERVLMFEHAVYSVISPEGCASILWRTGDKADVAADAMQITAQNLEKLGVIDRIIQEPVGGAHRDQVLAIASLGKAIEEEFEQLGKFDREELRLMRREKFLQIGAL; from the coding sequence ATGACATCTTATCTTGATTTTGAAAAACCGATTGCCGCCCTTGAAGCCCGTATTCTCGAACTCCGAGATACAGCGGATGAAGGATCGCTTGATATCGAAACGGAAATCGAGAAACTACAGGTGAAATCGGCTAAAATGTTGAGCGACACCTACGCGAAACTGTCTCCGTGGCAAAAAACGCAGGTCGCCCGTCATCCGGAACGCCCGCATTTCAAAGACTTTACCGCCGGGCTGTTCGACGAATTTATTCCACTAGGCGGTGATCGAAATTTTGGTGATGATCAGGCCATCTTAGGTGGGTTTGCCCGCATGGGAGACCGACGCTTTGTCGTCATCGGCCATGAAAAAGGCGATGATACAGAAAGCCGTTTGCGACACAATTTTGGCATGGGAAAACCCGAAGGCTATCGAAAAGCCATTCGTCTGATGGATATGGCTGACCGCTTCTCGCTTCCGGTTTTGACTTTGGTCGATACATCGGGAGCATTTCCAGGCGTATCGGCAGAGGAACGAGGGCAAGCTGAAGCAATCGCCCGTTCGACCGAAAAATGCCTCTCACTCGGTGTACCCATGGTGGCCATAATCGTTGGTGAAGGTGGGTCAGGAGGCGCTGTGGCTTTGGCTGCTGCGGAACGAGTGCTGATGTTTGAACATGCCGTTTATTCGGTAATCTCACCAGAAGGTTGTGCATCGATTCTTTGGCGTACCGGAGACAAGGCCGATGTGGCAGCGGATGCAATGCAAATCACTGCCCAAAATCTTGAAAAGCTGGGAGTGATTGACCGGATCATCCAGGAGCCTGTGGGCGGCGCGCACCGCGACCAAGTATTGGCTATCGCATCTCTGGGCAAGGCGATCGAAGAAGAATTTGAGCAGCTCGGGAAGTTCGATCGCGAAGAGCTTAGACTGATGCGTCGCGAAAAATTCCTGCAAATTGGTGCGCTTTAA
- a CDS encoding tyrosine recombinase — protein MSDDANLIERFLEMLVSETGASHHTLSAYRTDLEQASIITGGRLCTADREIVRQLPSHWRELQNSTVARKSSSLRRFFGFLVEEGFRDHDPSDALPKPGLVRSLPKTLSHGEIALLFQLIAEGLDCEPVKPATVRLSAIFELLYGSGLRASELVGLQRSSITGDKPFLIIKGKGEKERLVPISQQARVAVGRWAGFVDQKEKWLFPSRTGHISRIRLFQIIKEHAARAGINPAKISPHVLRHAFATHLLEGGADLRALQTLLGHSDISTTQIYTHIDSARLVELVNHRHPLSQLNLLR, from the coding sequence ATGAGCGATGATGCCAATCTGATCGAACGCTTTCTGGAAATGCTCGTGTCGGAAACCGGAGCGTCACACCATACTTTGTCGGCTTACCGCACCGATTTGGAACAAGCGTCGATTATAACCGGCGGGCGCTTGTGCACTGCGGATCGCGAGATCGTCAGGCAGTTGCCATCTCATTGGCGTGAACTGCAAAATAGTACGGTCGCTCGCAAATCATCGAGTCTCAGGCGTTTTTTCGGATTTCTGGTGGAAGAAGGGTTCCGGGACCATGATCCGTCCGATGCTCTTCCGAAACCCGGATTGGTGCGGTCCCTGCCAAAGACCCTGTCACACGGGGAAATCGCGCTTTTATTCCAGTTAATTGCTGAGGGGTTGGATTGCGAACCGGTCAAGCCGGCAACGGTCCGGCTTTCTGCAATATTTGAACTGCTATATGGTTCGGGACTTAGGGCGAGTGAACTCGTTGGCCTGCAGCGATCATCGATTACTGGCGACAAGCCCTTTTTGATCATCAAGGGAAAGGGCGAAAAGGAACGATTGGTGCCGATTTCTCAACAAGCCCGCGTCGCCGTGGGCCGTTGGGCCGGATTTGTCGATCAGAAGGAGAAATGGCTATTCCCTTCGCGAACAGGTCATATCAGCAGGATCAGGCTATTTCAGATCATCAAGGAACATGCCGCTAGGGCAGGGATTAACCCGGCAAAAATCAGTCCCCATGTTCTGCGCCATGCTTTTGCGACCCATTTGTTGGAAGGCGGAGCAGATCTACGAGCTTTACAGACGCTGTTGGGGCACAGTGACATCAGTACGACGCAAATATATACGCATATCGACAGTGCCCGACTGGTAGAGCTTGTGAATCATCGGCATCCTTTAAGCCAACTAAATCTCCTGCGTTGA
- a CDS encoding shikimate kinase, whose product MEFAPLANPCIAFARMDKNIKASFDNSDGNSGEKPDFVPDQSIVLVGLMGVGKTTVGRRLAKRLGLAFVDADEEIERAAGLTVEEIFNRFGEDYFRDGERRVIARLIEGDRQVIATGGGAFMNEETRTVILEEAIAVWLDADLDTLVKRVSRRNTRPLLKSGDPAKILADLAAVRNPVYATAPIHIMGNDSPHEITVEKIIEALQR is encoded by the coding sequence TTGGAATTTGCACCCTTAGCCAACCCTTGTATAGCCTTTGCCCGAATGGACAAAAACATAAAAGCCTCTTTCGACAATTCCGATGGAAATTCCGGTGAAAAGCCGGATTTCGTGCCTGATCAGTCGATTGTGCTGGTCGGCTTGATGGGCGTGGGCAAAACCACGGTCGGCCGGCGATTGGCAAAACGGCTGGGCCTAGCCTTTGTCGATGCGGACGAAGAGATTGAGCGGGCAGCAGGTCTCACTGTCGAAGAAATCTTCAATCGTTTTGGCGAAGACTATTTCCGGGATGGGGAACGACGTGTCATTGCGCGGCTGATAGAAGGTGACCGTCAGGTCATCGCTACGGGTGGCGGGGCATTTATGAATGAGGAGACCCGGACGGTAATTCTGGAAGAGGCAATCGCTGTCTGGCTGGATGCTGATCTCGATACGTTAGTAAAGCGGGTCTCTCGACGCAACACTAGGCCCCTGCTAAAATCTGGCGATCCAGCAAAGATTTTGGCCGATCTGGCTGCCGTCAGAAACCCAGTCTACGCCACCGCACCTATTCATATAATGGGCAATGACTCCCCCCATGAGATAACCGTAGAAAAGATAATCGAGGCATTGCAACGTTGA
- the aroB gene encoding 3-dehydroquinate synthase, producing MTQITVELGEHSYPILVDPGALERAGMHLQRLASNHRLFILTDENVESHLLLKLQQAFAGSGTDLMVKSLPAGESSKSWRQLELVTDWLLTQGIERSDTLVALGGGVIGDLTGFAAAIVKRGCNFVQIPTSLLAQVDSSVGGKTAINSSAGKNLIGSFNQPRFVLIDPLVLNSLPDRELRAGYAEVIKYGLISDAGFFDWCEDNGGRVLDRDPDALSKAIIHSVRAKALIVGEDEKELSGRRALLNLGHTFGHALEAETGFSNKLVHGEAVAAGMALAFAYSVRRGHCDPADAERVTQHLKSVGLPYNLATASVEASGQRLVDHMMHDKKMSGGTLPFLLANGIGQSFLAKDVDLEDVAAFLDESA from the coding sequence TTGACCCAAATCACAGTTGAACTAGGCGAACATAGCTACCCCATATTGGTTGATCCAGGCGCTCTCGAGCGAGCTGGCATGCATTTGCAGAGATTGGCCAGCAATCACCGACTTTTCATTCTGACCGACGAGAATGTAGAGTCGCATCTGCTCTTGAAATTGCAGCAAGCCTTTGCCGGAAGCGGGACCGATCTCATGGTCAAAAGCCTGCCTGCCGGAGAATCGAGCAAGAGCTGGCGTCAACTGGAACTAGTGACGGATTGGCTGCTGACCCAGGGCATCGAGCGTTCCGACACATTGGTAGCGCTCGGCGGCGGCGTGATCGGGGATCTCACAGGATTTGCGGCAGCGATTGTCAAACGCGGCTGCAATTTTGTTCAGATACCGACCAGCCTTCTTGCCCAAGTGGACAGCAGCGTGGGTGGCAAGACGGCGATCAACAGCTCGGCTGGAAAGAATCTGATCGGCAGCTTCAACCAGCCCCGTTTTGTGTTGATCGATCCGCTCGTGCTGAACAGCCTGCCCGACCGCGAATTGCGCGCAGGCTATGCCGAGGTGATCAAATATGGCTTGATCAGCGATGCTGGCTTCTTCGACTGGTGCGAGGACAATGGCGGCAGGGTTCTCGACCGCGATCCTGACGCGCTCAGCAAAGCGATCATCCACAGCGTGCGCGCCAAGGCCCTGATCGTCGGAGAAGACGAGAAAGAGCTCAGCGGCAGACGCGCCCTCCTCAATCTCGGGCACACATTTGGCCACGCCTTAGAGGCAGAGACCGGTTTCTCGAACAAGCTGGTCCATGGTGAAGCGGTCGCTGCCGGCATGGCGCTGGCATTTGCATATTCGGTGCGGCGCGGCCATTGCGATCCAGCGGATGCGGAACGAGTGACCCAACACTTAAAGTCCGTTGGCTTGCCGTACAACCTCGCTACAGCATCGGTTGAGGCATCAGGTCAGAGACTGGTCGATCATATGATGCACGACAAGAAAATGAGCGGCGGCACCCTGCCCTTCCTGCTTGCCAACGGCATCGGCCAGTCATTTTTGGCAAAGGACGTCGATCTGGAAGACGTTGCCGCATTTCTGGACGAGTCAGCCTAG
- a CDS encoding cation:proton antiporter domain-containing protein — protein sequence METETHMADLLLGGFVMLGAALVMVLVFRRFGIGAVLGYLIAGALIGPQGFQLISNAGTILEFSEIGIILLLFIVGLELAPARLMRLRQAIFGLGMSQVVLCGIALFLLIMATTNFTLAASIAIGLPLALSSTAQVLPMLQSSGRLNTPTGEKAFSILLFQDLSIIPLLTIIAALSRAPQDEGGPSGWLTAIYAIIAIGGLIAIGKYLLQPLLKVIGRIAERELFIVAGLVAVFGGAALMEFIGLSPALGSFIAGVMLANSPYRHELEADIDPFRSLLLGFFFLAVGMMLDLNVVIENPGFVLGAAVALVTVKIAIIFGLGKLFGMDTNPALAMGMLLSQGGEFGFVLFSEAEKALLIEPEASSLFGAIITISMATTPFLMLLSRRFSSGGSKSSADLDDPGNADRASVIVVGQGRFGQTVSQVLMAAKIPLTLIDIKPEQIDVHQQFGAKVFYGDGTRVDLLRRAGAHEADAIVFCMDDPDFGPEQVRAIVQSFPETKMFVRVYDRRQLIALKGLGIVGMKREMFESAVHLARQTMFAIDLDSSLIEEVDEEFRQRDCDRLEAQMKSGGDMLAGAELRFENNPSRKF from the coding sequence ATGGAAACTGAAACCCATATGGCCGATTTGCTGCTGGGCGGTTTCGTCATGCTCGGCGCGGCTTTGGTCATGGTGCTGGTGTTCCGGCGGTTCGGCATTGGCGCGGTTCTCGGTTATCTGATCGCCGGAGCGTTGATCGGACCGCAGGGCTTCCAGTTGATCAGCAACGCGGGAACCATTCTCGAATTTTCCGAGATCGGGATCATCTTGCTGCTGTTCATTGTCGGACTGGAACTTGCGCCGGCGCGGCTCATGCGCTTGCGTCAGGCGATCTTCGGTCTGGGCATGAGTCAGGTCGTGCTATGCGGCATTGCGCTGTTCCTGCTGATCATGGCTACAACCAACTTCACGCTGGCCGCTTCGATCGCGATCGGCCTGCCGCTGGCGCTCTCCTCGACCGCCCAGGTTCTGCCGATGCTGCAATCCTCGGGCAGGCTCAATACTCCGACCGGCGAAAAAGCCTTTTCAATCCTGCTGTTTCAGGATCTGTCTATCATACCGCTGCTGACGATAATCGCAGCGCTATCGCGCGCTCCACAGGACGAAGGTGGCCCGTCGGGCTGGTTGACCGCAATTTATGCGATTATCGCTATCGGCGGGCTTATCGCGATCGGCAAATATCTGTTGCAGCCGTTATTGAAGGTGATTGGCCGGATAGCCGAACGCGAACTGTTCATCGTTGCTGGCCTTGTTGCCGTTTTTGGCGGCGCTGCACTGATGGAGTTTATCGGACTTTCCCCCGCATTGGGCTCTTTCATCGCCGGGGTCATGCTCGCCAACTCTCCCTATCGTCATGAACTTGAGGCCGATATCGACCCGTTCCGTTCGCTATTGCTCGGCTTCTTCTTCCTTGCTGTCGGCATGATGCTCGACCTGAATGTCGTGATCGAAAATCCCGGCTTCGTGCTAGGCGCGGCTGTTGCGCTGGTAACGGTAAAGATCGCGATTATTTTCGGACTGGGCAAGCTGTTCGGCATGGATACCAACCCGGCTCTGGCGATGGGAATGCTGCTCAGCCAAGGCGGAGAATTCGGCTTTGTGCTCTTTTCCGAGGCTGAAAAAGCGCTTCTGATCGAACCCGAAGCGAGCAGCCTGTTCGGGGCGATTATAACCATTTCAATGGCAACCACTCCCTTTCTGATGCTGCTTTCGCGACGGTTCAGCTCAGGTGGAAGCAAATCGTCAGCGGATCTTGATGATCCCGGAAATGCCGACCGGGCATCCGTCATCGTGGTCGGGCAAGGCCGATTTGGTCAGACCGTATCGCAAGTGTTGATGGCTGCAAAAATCCCGCTCACTCTGATCGATATCAAACCCGAGCAGATTGATGTGCATCAGCAATTTGGCGCCAAGGTTTTCTACGGTGATGGCACCCGTGTGGATTTGTTGCGGCGCGCGGGAGCGCATGAAGCGGACGCCATAGTCTTCTGTATGGACGATCCTGACTTCGGTCCCGAACAGGTGCGCGCGATCGTGCAGTCCTTTCCCGAGACCAAGATGTTCGTCCGGGTTTATGACCGACGCCAGCTGATCGCGCTCAAGGGGTTGGGCATTGTCGGGATGAAGCGGGAAATGTTTGAATCGGCGGTCCATCTCGCACGGCAGACGATGTTCGCGATAGATCTGGATAGCAGTCTCATCGAAGAGGTCGACGAAGAATTCCGTCAGCGGGATTGCGACCGGCTGGAAGCGCAAATGAAGTCCGGCGGTGATATGCTCGCGGGCGCAGAGCTCAGATTCGAGAATAATCCTTCGCGGAAATTCTGA
- a CDS encoding iron-sulfur cluster assembly scaffold protein, with protein MSGALYTREILRLAVSIPHQQRLDNPDGTAELRSKTCGSKVAADVMIKDSGELQDLGLEISACALGQASAAILGAQAIGKTAGDIGTVRDNLAVFLEGSSESPGEWPDMDKLAAARDHKGRHAAILLPYDAVIAAFTDAAARKQAA; from the coding sequence ATGAGCGGAGCGCTTTATACCCGCGAGATCTTGCGTCTCGCGGTGTCAATTCCGCATCAGCAAAGGCTGGATAACCCTGATGGCACGGCAGAGCTGCGATCCAAGACATGCGGCAGCAAGGTCGCGGCAGACGTGATGATAAAAGATAGCGGTGAACTGCAGGATTTGGGTCTTGAAATAAGCGCCTGCGCACTGGGTCAGGCATCGGCCGCCATATTGGGCGCACAGGCCATCGGCAAAACAGCTGGCGATATTGGAACTGTGCGAGACAATCTGGCAGTTTTCCTGGAAGGATCGAGCGAGTCTCCCGGCGAATGGCCGGATATGGACAAGTTGGCAGCTGCCCGGGATCACAAGGGCCGTCATGCGGCGATATTGCTTCCCTATGATGCGGTGATCGCGGCGTTCACGGATGCCGCTGCCAGGAAACAGGCGGCCTGA